Proteins from a genomic interval of Bdellovibrionales bacterium:
- a CDS encoding helix-turn-helix domain-containing protein → MKRDFDLKDRNFRDLCKVIAGLRSSEEVRSFLLDLCTPNEIQALADRWEVAVMIARGDSYREISKNTGISTATITRVGRFIRTGRGYQLALARFKVESPESQSPAQRQDQVDGSDLGGQS, encoded by the coding sequence ATGAAACGAGATTTTGACTTAAAAGACAGAAATTTTAGAGACCTTTGCAAGGTCATTGCAGGGCTGAGGAGTTCTGAAGAGGTTCGCAGCTTTCTCCTTGATTTGTGCACTCCCAACGAAATTCAGGCTCTGGCGGATCGCTGGGAAGTGGCAGTGATGATCGCTCGGGGGGACTCTTATCGTGAAATTTCAAAGAACACAGGAATTAGTACCGCCACAATCACTCGGGTTGGGCGATTTATTCGAACGGGAAGAGGATATCAATTGGCCCTCGCCCGATTTAAAGTTGAGAGCCCGGAGTCTCAATCTCCAGCGCAAAGGCAAGATCAAGTTGATGGGTCTGATTTAGGAGGACAGTCATGA
- a CDS encoding helix-turn-helix transcriptional regulator, which produces MLRDVLIQKGLSNREAEVAELVTRGLSNKEVANQLFVTEKTVKFHLTNIYKKMNVKSRAQLIVWCLPHFGFVEKEERQAAQEASNSLGIVGGSQNVIADTIPAGSQTVASSMSIPTGINRGPGADSFGGN; this is translated from the coding sequence ATGCTCAGAGATGTCCTGATTCAAAAAGGTCTATCAAACCGCGAGGCAGAAGTAGCTGAGCTGGTAACGAGGGGCTTATCCAACAAGGAAGTTGCGAACCAATTGTTCGTTACAGAGAAAACAGTGAAGTTCCATTTGACTAACATCTATAAAAAGATGAACGTCAAGTCGCGCGCCCAGCTGATCGTATGGTGCTTACCGCACTTCGGGTTCGTGGAAAAAGAAGAGCGTCAAGCAGCACAAGAAGCGAGTAATAGCCTTGGCATTGTTGGCGGATCTCAGAATGTGATCGCCGATACAATACCCGCGGGAAGTCAGACAGTTGCCTCTAGCATGTCTATTCCCACAGGAATTAATCGCGGACCTGGTGCTGACTCTTTCGGTGGTAATTGA
- a CDS encoding M48 family metallopeptidase, protein MANLNSILIFLFTAMVSFAFSCATSPTGRKQLIIVSDQEMNLMGGQAFGEMKEKLPIDRSTSANGYVRCIVESLAPFVSGSVSADKWEVVVFKNKEANAFALPGGKIGVQTGMFAVAKTPGQLAAVIGHEIGHVIARHGAERVSTSLAAQSGLMVADALMGDRSSKKNVMAALGLGAQFGVILPHGRTQESEADRIGLDLMAEAGFDPRESIDLWNNMSQSGGSGTPEFLSTHPSNSRRIADLESFMGPALSLFEAARKSGRSPKCHL, encoded by the coding sequence ATGGCAAATTTAAATTCCATACTTATTTTTTTATTTACAGCAATGGTGTCATTTGCATTTTCCTGTGCTACTTCGCCAACAGGGAGAAAACAGCTCATCATCGTCAGTGACCAAGAAATGAATCTCATGGGCGGACAGGCTTTTGGCGAAATGAAGGAAAAATTACCGATTGACCGAAGCACTTCGGCAAACGGGTACGTGAGGTGTATCGTCGAATCATTGGCTCCCTTTGTCTCCGGTTCTGTTAGCGCCGACAAGTGGGAGGTGGTTGTGTTTAAGAATAAAGAAGCAAATGCTTTTGCCCTACCCGGAGGAAAGATTGGGGTTCAAACGGGCATGTTCGCAGTCGCGAAAACACCTGGGCAGCTGGCGGCAGTCATAGGCCACGAAATTGGCCATGTGATAGCTCGACATGGAGCTGAGAGAGTCTCGACTTCATTGGCGGCGCAATCGGGTCTGATGGTTGCTGATGCCTTGATGGGCGATAGAAGTTCGAAGAAAAATGTCATGGCTGCTTTGGGTCTCGGGGCCCAATTCGGGGTTATTCTCCCTCATGGTCGAACACAGGAGTCTGAGGCTGACCGGATTGGTCTTGATCTCATGGCTGAGGCCGGCTTTGACCCCCGAGAAAGTATTGACCTATGGAATAATATGTCGCAATCGGGAGGCTCGGGCACCCCTGAGTTTTTATCTACACATCCATCCAACAGTCGTCGAATTGCCGATCTTGAGTCTTTTATGGGCCCGGCCCTCAGTCTTTTTGAGGCCGCTCGCAAGAGCGGACGTTCTCCGAAGTGCCATCTTTAA
- the hisD gene encoding histidinol dehydrogenase — translation MNTYSWSKLSRKERESLFLRPSDKLVDKEVVRKILSDVREQGTEAILRYTEDFDKVRMTDIFVEKDEISSAFDAIDSSLKLAFLQAAGNIETFHRAQLARDIKVIVEPGVVCEQVSRPISRVGIYVPGGTAPLFSTVLMLAIPARIAGCTEIVVATPPQRDGKINPDILAACQLSGVTEIIKVGGAQAIAALAFGADKLFPVKKIFGPGNAWVTEAKRQVTQMCPSVGCDLPAGPSEVLVLADETADANFVVWDLLSQAEHGPDSQVLLVSTSEDKIREVLSLLEQIVPDLERADLVRSSLASSRAIFCENLDAAIDCSNQYGPEHLIVNARNPRDILEKVTAAGSVFLGPWSPESVGDYASGTNHVLPTSGAAHYTGGVSLSSFLRRITVQELTSEGLLNLSATVETMAAHESLTCHAQAVRVRRKVLENSLDDNYEKGRRIK, via the coding sequence ATGAATACCTACTCGTGGTCAAAATTAAGTCGAAAAGAAAGAGAGTCTCTCTTCTTGCGACCCTCTGACAAGCTTGTCGACAAGGAGGTCGTTCGAAAAATTCTATCCGATGTCAGGGAGCAGGGAACAGAGGCGATTCTTCGCTACACGGAGGACTTCGACAAAGTTCGAATGACAGACATTTTTGTAGAAAAGGACGAAATATCTAGCGCCTTCGATGCGATAGATTCCTCACTGAAGCTTGCGTTTCTTCAGGCGGCTGGAAACATTGAAACCTTTCACCGCGCTCAGTTGGCAAGAGATATCAAAGTCATCGTTGAGCCTGGTGTTGTCTGCGAGCAGGTTTCCCGACCTATTTCGAGAGTTGGAATTTATGTTCCTGGAGGTACGGCTCCGCTTTTTTCAACGGTCTTGATGCTGGCAATTCCAGCGCGAATTGCGGGATGCACTGAAATTGTTGTCGCTACACCTCCTCAACGAGATGGAAAAATAAATCCGGACATTCTCGCAGCCTGTCAACTCTCTGGTGTGACGGAGATCATTAAGGTGGGAGGGGCTCAGGCCATTGCGGCTTTGGCCTTTGGAGCAGACAAGCTATTTCCTGTGAAAAAAATCTTTGGACCCGGCAATGCCTGGGTGACAGAAGCAAAACGCCAGGTGACGCAAATGTGCCCATCCGTGGGATGTGATCTGCCAGCAGGGCCGTCGGAAGTTTTAGTTCTTGCCGATGAAACAGCTGATGCCAATTTTGTTGTTTGGGATCTGCTGAGCCAAGCAGAGCACGGGCCTGATTCTCAAGTTCTATTGGTTTCTACAAGTGAAGATAAAATTCGTGAAGTGCTGAGCTTGCTCGAACAGATCGTGCCGGATCTCGAGCGAGCGGATCTTGTTCGGAGTTCATTGGCCAGCAGTCGAGCGATCTTTTGTGAAAATTTGGATGCAGCGATAGACTGCAGCAATCAATATGGTCCTGAACATCTGATCGTAAACGCAAGAAATCCACGTGATATTCTTGAAAAGGTGACGGCAGCTGGATCTGTATTTCTTGGGCCCTGGTCGCCTGAATCCGTTGGAGATTATGCGAGCGGAACCAATCATGTTCTTCCAACTTCAGGAGCGGCCCACTATACTGGAGGCGTTTCCCTCTCGTCTTTTTTGCGTCGAATCACCGTTCAGGAGCTGACCTCGGAAGGGCTCTTAAATCTTTCAGCGACAGTGGAGACTATGGCCGCACACGAGAGTTTAACTTGCCACGCTCAGGCCGTGAGAGTTCGGCGAAAGGTCTTGGAGAATTCTCTTGATGATAACTATGAAAAGGGGAGAAGAATCAAATGA
- a CDS encoding acyl-CoA thioesterase translates to MTEMILPSHTNSLDSVFGGVIMSWIDICAAISALRHCNRPVVTASIDAVNFMAPAYKGWIVTLVSSVNYVSRTSMEVGVRVEAEHLVKNEKFQIASAYLTFVALDDNGKPMPVPQVIPQSVEEKRRYEAAKKRRELRLQTKK, encoded by the coding sequence ATGACGGAGATGATACTCCCTTCCCACACAAATTCGCTTGATAGTGTCTTTGGCGGCGTAATCATGTCCTGGATCGACATTTGCGCCGCTATTTCTGCCCTTCGGCATTGCAATCGTCCGGTTGTCACCGCCAGTATTGACGCTGTGAATTTCATGGCTCCAGCCTACAAGGGATGGATTGTCACTTTGGTTTCATCCGTTAATTACGTTTCCAGAACTTCAATGGAAGTGGGCGTTCGAGTTGAAGCTGAACACTTGGTAAAGAACGAAAAATTCCAGATTGCATCGGCCTATCTCACGTTTGTCGCGCTTGATGATAATGGCAAACCCATGCCTGTGCCACAGGTCATTCCTCAGAGTGTCGAAGAGAAGCGCCGCTATGAGGCCGCAAAAAAACGCCGGGAATTAAGACTTCAAACAAAGAAATAA
- a CDS encoding AAA family ATPase — protein MNNSVTTSDENLERVSGIIERITFHNPENGWTVLKVSSFRDPGRLVTVLIHQAKVFAGATMEFWGTYGHHPQHGEQFKAVRAVEKKPASAAALEKYLGSGLIRGVGPATAKRIVGHFKERTLEVFEKSIHELLHVPGIADKKIAQIRTSWSEHQAIRDVMIFLQGYGISTLFATKIYKTYGDKSIQIVSENPYRLAHDIYGIGFFSADKIALAMGFEKTGKLRIEAGIKHVLSASRDEGHCFLTEEQIVGGTLELLREEIERKNLLEILLLLKNTNQIKLRRMNYRGGELQDCYYSKSLYYDELTTADRLLDLMKNQVAIDLVRIKGWVAKYCGQQGIELSEEQLRAVCEISGHTFSVLTGGPGCGKTTCTRVLVQLLLAMKRRVLLAAPTGRAAQRMSEVIGIEAKTIHRLLEWAPAKNGFKKDETDQLQVDFLIVDETSMLDIGLAASLFKAVPNGAQVLFIGDPDQLPAVGAGDVLADLLKSPEIPRFRLTQVFRQAQSSSIIRFAHEINSGVLPKILSPLAEPQAFAQGIDCLFVDSDEATQEQLRFLSRAKSALERTVSEGEAHLLRSGEKWVGRLQKAVQGIEIDELLLPSDVTEQSVREPVLMIPEKFRNVDLNQLLHAGAGAAELKTILKSIHPWSSLHYGLTAVDSVVRLYTKSIREWMGGMDVEIQVLTPQVRGTLGTMNLNHCLQAASNPEAPNKRQLQMGGRTLRTGDRVIQTRNNYDLGVFNGDIGRIIEIDTEGLSCHVSFGGGDGRREVIFEREDLNELSLAYAITIHKSQGSEFQVVIIPVLGQHFNMLFRNLIYTGLTRAKKLAVFVGSRKALAMAVSKIDNRKRQTALTGLVSQILS, from the coding sequence ATGAACAACTCCGTGACCACATCTGATGAAAATTTAGAGAGAGTTTCAGGAATCATTGAAAGAATAACTTTTCACAATCCGGAAAACGGATGGACAGTGCTAAAGGTCTCTTCCTTTCGTGATCCAGGCCGCCTCGTGACAGTTCTGATTCATCAGGCCAAAGTCTTTGCCGGTGCGACGATGGAATTTTGGGGCACCTATGGTCATCATCCTCAGCACGGAGAGCAGTTTAAGGCGGTGCGGGCCGTAGAGAAAAAGCCAGCATCTGCAGCGGCTTTGGAGAAGTATTTGGGCTCGGGTCTTATTCGGGGCGTGGGACCTGCGACGGCAAAGAGAATTGTCGGACATTTCAAAGAAAGAACTTTGGAAGTGTTTGAAAAAAGCATTCATGAGCTTCTTCATGTCCCGGGTATTGCGGACAAAAAAATTGCACAAATCAGAACCTCATGGTCGGAGCATCAGGCCATTCGTGACGTGATGATTTTTCTGCAGGGGTATGGAATTAGCACTCTGTTTGCGACAAAGATATATAAGACTTACGGAGACAAATCGATCCAGATTGTTTCTGAAAATCCGTACCGGCTGGCTCATGATATTTATGGGATTGGATTTTTTTCTGCAGACAAGATTGCCTTGGCAATGGGATTTGAAAAAACGGGCAAGCTTCGAATTGAGGCGGGAATCAAACATGTTTTGTCGGCCAGTCGTGATGAGGGGCATTGTTTTTTGACTGAAGAACAGATTGTTGGCGGGACACTGGAGCTTTTGAGAGAAGAAATCGAAAGAAAAAATCTGCTGGAGATCTTGCTTCTTCTCAAAAATACAAATCAAATCAAGCTTCGTCGAATGAATTATCGAGGGGGTGAGCTCCAGGATTGCTATTATTCAAAGAGTCTCTATTACGATGAGTTGACGACGGCCGATCGCCTCTTGGATCTCATGAAAAATCAGGTGGCAATTGATTTGGTGAGAATCAAGGGGTGGGTTGCAAAGTACTGCGGTCAGCAGGGCATTGAACTGAGCGAGGAACAGTTGCGAGCGGTGTGTGAAATCTCAGGCCATACATTCTCGGTTCTTACGGGTGGTCCCGGATGTGGAAAGACCACGTGCACCAGGGTTTTGGTTCAACTGCTTCTTGCCATGAAGCGAAGGGTTTTGCTGGCGGCGCCCACGGGAAGAGCGGCCCAGAGAATGAGCGAAGTGATTGGAATCGAAGCCAAGACAATTCATCGTTTGTTAGAATGGGCACCTGCAAAGAACGGCTTCAAGAAGGACGAAACGGATCAGTTGCAGGTCGATTTTCTGATCGTGGATGAAACATCGATGTTGGACATTGGCCTTGCGGCAAGCCTGTTTAAAGCTGTCCCTAATGGAGCGCAAGTCCTTTTTATTGGCGATCCAGATCAGTTGCCGGCGGTTGGAGCTGGAGATGTATTGGCTGATTTGCTCAAGAGTCCCGAGATCCCTCGTTTTCGATTGACCCAGGTTTTTCGTCAGGCTCAATCCTCATCGATCATTCGCTTTGCTCACGAAATCAACAGTGGAGTCCTGCCTAAAATTCTCTCTCCTCTGGCAGAGCCTCAGGCTTTCGCTCAGGGGATTGACTGTCTTTTTGTGGATTCTGATGAGGCAACTCAAGAACAGTTGAGATTTCTCAGTCGTGCGAAGTCTGCGCTTGAGCGCACGGTGAGTGAGGGCGAGGCTCATTTGCTGAGGAGCGGGGAGAAATGGGTTGGTCGCTTGCAAAAAGCGGTTCAAGGAATTGAAATCGATGAACTCCTTCTTCCGTCAGATGTAACCGAACAAAGTGTTCGAGAGCCGGTGTTGATGATCCCAGAGAAATTTCGAAACGTGGATTTGAATCAATTGCTTCATGCGGGAGCGGGAGCCGCCGAGTTGAAGACGATATTGAAATCAATTCACCCTTGGTCGTCGCTCCACTATGGTCTGACAGCGGTCGATTCTGTGGTGAGACTCTACACAAAATCCATTCGCGAGTGGATGGGGGGAATGGACGTCGAAATTCAGGTGCTGACCCCTCAGGTCAGAGGTACGCTCGGGACCATGAACTTGAACCATTGTTTGCAAGCGGCAAGCAATCCCGAAGCTCCCAACAAGCGTCAGCTCCAGATGGGTGGACGAACGCTGAGAACAGGCGATCGCGTCATCCAAACTCGAAATAATTATGATTTGGGTGTTTTCAACGGCGACATTGGTCGAATCATTGAAATTGATACGGAAGGCTTATCTTGTCATGTCAGTTTTGGTGGAGGAGATGGTCGCAGGGAAGTTATCTTTGAGAGAGAAGATTTGAATGAGCTTTCATTGGCTTATGCCATCACAATTCATAAGAGTCAGGGCTCAGAGTTTCAAGTGGTTATTATTCCGGTTCTCGGTCAACATTTTAATATGCTTTTTCGAAATTTGATTTACACAGGCTTGACGAGGGCCAAAAAGTTGGCGGTCTTCGTGGGGAGCCGAAAAGCTCTCGCAATGGCTGTGAGCAAGATTGACAATCGAAAACGGCAAACTGCATTGACTGGGTTGGTATCGCAAATATTATCTTAG
- a CDS encoding HD domain-containing protein, translated as MAKSFLNAAEIAEGLRGFQASGQWLPSEGGQGIEFSEWLQTKLVARLSQIPEWAEVGAVALGSWARGELSPRSDIDVLLVGDESKILSFVTKLTSEGVKLRYRVPEDIQDWTVGVEPFDVLAVLHGRALNECVAEALEHQKTMIRKRGSRFLRTLMRAMGEERRERNRRYDSITNYLEPNLKYGPGGLRDLQQALYVHELFIQKFQDQVSHHSLEVFAKYRQFFLTIRRRLHLMGSGDSVSAGDQKELALWFGYTEVKSFMRDIQVGLSRVSFYADWMVNRARASKKCIAEVENLALNRVSDCFAALQFDPSRLVQAKVRSVIENLVQQNPDMTSVGRWLTKYFQIDQSEEYLLALFKARIMDCCIPDLKRVGGLVQHDQYHRFTVDAHLQQAIREVQRIYRRPSRVGKLKLLVKEMTPDDWKILMWTALYHDLAKGLGGDHSQKGAELVKRDFIAMKLPLRLTVEVAWMVERHLDISTAAFRMNPHSSSTWQKLHRLGIEGNRLKRLTLFTAVDIMATNPEAWSNWKERLLMDLYSVVTSPRAGKFVKLLEGADQSKVRLSDDFIDKLDPSLPEQIPDRYLLADFRKLQGSGRGDLELFIWKAKGKEYWIRFHSREDRPGLFLEWTKYYLPPAVRFCRRSFRPMRISVLMIGFGSNRPGRRHS; from the coding sequence ATGGCAAAATCATTTTTGAATGCAGCAGAGATCGCGGAAGGACTGAGGGGCTTTCAGGCCTCCGGTCAATGGCTCCCATCTGAGGGAGGTCAGGGAATTGAATTCTCTGAGTGGTTGCAAACAAAGCTTGTCGCAAGATTAAGTCAGATTCCAGAATGGGCAGAAGTAGGAGCTGTGGCTCTCGGATCTTGGGCACGGGGAGAATTAAGTCCTCGTTCAGATATTGATGTCCTGCTGGTCGGGGATGAGTCAAAGATTTTGTCTTTTGTGACGAAATTGACTTCTGAGGGTGTCAAGCTTCGATATCGAGTGCCCGAGGATATTCAGGATTGGACGGTGGGAGTAGAGCCATTTGATGTTTTGGCGGTGCTTCACGGTCGAGCTCTGAACGAATGCGTCGCAGAGGCTCTGGAGCATCAAAAGACAATGATTCGGAAACGAGGAAGCCGGTTTTTAAGAACTCTCATGAGGGCCATGGGGGAGGAGCGGAGGGAACGCAATCGGCGCTACGATTCTATTACCAATTATCTTGAACCAAATTTGAAATACGGACCTGGGGGGCTGAGAGATCTTCAACAGGCCCTTTATGTTCACGAGCTTTTTATTCAGAAATTTCAAGATCAGGTGAGTCATCATTCACTCGAAGTTTTTGCAAAATATCGTCAGTTTTTTCTGACAATCAGGCGTCGTCTTCATTTGATGGGAAGCGGAGACAGCGTCAGCGCTGGAGATCAGAAGGAGCTCGCCCTTTGGTTCGGATATACCGAGGTGAAGAGCTTTATGCGAGATATTCAGGTGGGTCTCAGCCGAGTGAGTTTTTACGCCGATTGGATGGTCAACAGAGCGAGAGCTTCTAAGAAATGTATTGCAGAGGTAGAGAACCTTGCTCTCAACAGGGTGAGTGATTGCTTTGCAGCTCTGCAGTTTGATCCATCAAGGCTTGTGCAGGCTAAGGTGCGTTCTGTCATTGAAAATTTGGTTCAACAAAATCCAGATATGACTTCGGTCGGAAGATGGCTGACGAAGTATTTTCAGATCGATCAATCGGAGGAATATTTACTGGCCCTTTTTAAAGCAAGAATCATGGATTGTTGTATTCCAGATTTGAAAAGAGTGGGGGGCTTGGTTCAGCATGACCAATATCATCGGTTTACAGTGGACGCACACCTTCAGCAGGCCATACGAGAGGTTCAGAGAATTTATCGACGTCCCAGTCGAGTGGGAAAACTGAAGCTCCTGGTTAAGGAAATGACCCCTGACGACTGGAAAATTTTGATGTGGACGGCTCTTTATCATGACTTAGCCAAGGGCTTGGGCGGAGATCATTCGCAAAAAGGAGCTGAACTCGTCAAGCGTGATTTCATCGCAATGAAGCTGCCTCTGAGGTTGACTGTCGAAGTGGCCTGGATGGTCGAAAGACACCTGGATATCTCCACTGCTGCCTTTCGAATGAATCCCCACTCTTCATCGACCTGGCAAAAATTGCATCGGCTTGGGATCGAAGGGAATCGGCTCAAGCGGTTGACGCTATTTACAGCGGTAGACATCATGGCGACCAACCCCGAGGCTTGGTCGAATTGGAAAGAACGGTTGCTGATGGATCTCTATTCTGTTGTGACCTCTCCGCGAGCGGGTAAATTCGTCAAGCTTCTGGAGGGAGCTGATCAATCAAAAGTTCGATTGAGCGATGATTTCATTGATAAGTTAGATCCCTCTCTTCCGGAACAAATTCCTGATCGATATCTTTTGGCAGACTTTCGGAAGTTGCAAGGTTCTGGTCGTGGTGATCTGGAATTGTTTATATGGAAGGCAAAGGGAAAGGAATATTGGATTCGCTTTCACAGTCGTGAAGATCGGCCGGGTCTTTTTTTGGAATGGACAAAATACTATTTGCCTCCGGCTGTCAGATTCTGCAGGCGGTCGTTCAGACCTATGAGAATTTCGGTGCTTATGATTGGTTTCGGGTCAAATCGTCCCGGACGCCGGCACAGTTAA
- a CDS encoding ATP phosphoribosyltransferase, with protein MIRIAIQKSGRLTEQSLKLLEDCGMSFNWSKDRLMLQVTNFPLEILLVRDDDIPEYVRKGICDLGVVGENVLREHNGQDKSMVEIILRLGFGKCRLSLAVPESSSLRSVNDLQGKRIATSYPESLKSFLRGREIESEIIEISGSVEIAPTLGVADAICDLVSTGSTLRTNGLVEIECLYQSESVIVQSSKPLSEEKQSLVDRLLRRINGVMRASCNKYIMMNAPRSALAAIRDILPGMEEPSVLPFACSSDRVAIHTVCDENVFWETMERLKAAGASSILVMPIEKILS; from the coding sequence ATGATACGAATTGCTATTCAGAAATCGGGACGTTTGACAGAACAGTCTTTGAAACTTTTGGAAGACTGCGGGATGTCCTTCAATTGGTCAAAAGATCGACTGATGCTTCAGGTGACTAATTTTCCTCTCGAGATACTTTTGGTTCGTGATGATGATATTCCTGAATATGTCCGCAAAGGAATCTGTGATCTGGGAGTTGTGGGTGAAAATGTTCTGCGCGAACACAATGGACAGGATAAATCCATGGTTGAGATCATTCTTCGACTCGGATTTGGAAAGTGTCGACTGTCCCTCGCTGTTCCTGAATCCTCAAGTTTGAGAAGCGTCAATGACCTGCAAGGAAAGCGCATCGCAACTTCTTATCCCGAGTCTTTGAAATCCTTTCTCAGAGGCCGTGAAATAGAGTCCGAGATCATTGAAATTTCTGGTTCGGTCGAAATCGCACCTACTCTTGGGGTTGCCGATGCAATCTGTGACTTGGTTTCTACCGGCTCTACACTTCGCACAAATGGATTGGTCGAGATTGAATGCCTTTATCAGTCAGAGAGCGTGATCGTTCAATCTTCGAAGCCTTTGAGCGAAGAAAAACAAAGTCTTGTGGATCGCCTCCTTCGACGAATCAATGGAGTGATGAGAGCTTCTTGCAATAAGTACATTATGATGAATGCGCCGCGATCGGCGCTCGCTGCGATTCGAGATATATTGCCGGGAATGGAAGAACCCTCGGTTCTGCCGTTTGCCTGCTCCTCCGACCGAGTGGCCATTCATACTGTTTGTGACGAGAATGTCTTTTGGGAAACGATGGAACGACTCAAAGCTGCGGGCGCGAGTTCTATTCTCGTGATGCCCATCGAAAAAATACTTTCATAA
- the hisC gene encoding histidinol-phosphate transaminase, producing the protein MIDLVQRLVRPVIANLKPYSSARSLECSREILLDANESPWNLQSRYPEPQPRELKRSLSELYDVKFDEVLVTRGSDEAVDVLVRTFCEPGQSSIIVHPPTFEIFAHAATIQGARVLSVPLDDQFDLNCERLLETADRDDLRLVFLCSPNNPTGSCLSTDRIERVLRGVGERALVIVDEAYIEFSRRESWTKRLSEFRQLVVLRTLSKFWGGAGLRCGVAIAHPDILEQMRKVLAPYPIAEVVSRLAVSHLEIKPPPLTDLFEARNALALALREISFVERVWPSDANFLFVTVQDATWVYNELLAEGIRVRNRSHLWPNSLRIGLGTKEENQEVLRALPKLQEKWNHRAKGSL; encoded by the coding sequence ATGATAGATTTAGTCCAGCGATTGGTGAGGCCCGTGATCGCAAATCTCAAGCCCTATTCTTCGGCACGAAGCCTCGAATGTTCCCGTGAAATCTTGTTGGATGCAAACGAGAGTCCCTGGAACCTTCAGAGTCGATATCCGGAGCCTCAGCCTCGGGAGCTCAAAAGAAGTTTGTCCGAGCTTTACGATGTGAAGTTTGATGAAGTCCTTGTGACAAGAGGGAGCGATGAGGCCGTTGATGTACTCGTGAGAACATTTTGTGAGCCAGGACAATCTTCGATCATCGTGCATCCTCCCACCTTCGAAATATTTGCTCATGCGGCCACAATTCAAGGGGCGAGAGTTCTCTCAGTCCCTCTTGACGATCAATTCGATTTGAACTGCGAAAGGCTTCTGGAAACGGCGGATCGTGATGACCTGCGTTTGGTCTTTCTCTGTTCTCCCAATAATCCCACGGGCTCCTGTTTGTCGACGGATCGGATCGAGCGAGTCTTGAGAGGAGTTGGAGAGCGAGCTCTTGTCATTGTTGATGAAGCCTATATCGAATTTTCAAGACGGGAGTCATGGACTAAGCGTTTGAGTGAATTCCGTCAACTTGTCGTTTTGCGCACACTCTCTAAATTTTGGGGAGGGGCCGGTTTAAGATGTGGAGTGGCAATCGCTCATCCAGACATCCTTGAACAGATGAGAAAGGTTTTGGCTCCCTATCCCATTGCCGAGGTCGTTTCGCGTCTTGCCGTGAGTCACTTGGAGATTAAACCTCCACCTTTGACAGACTTGTTCGAGGCAAGAAATGCTTTGGCTCTTGCACTGAGGGAGATTTCTTTTGTTGAAAGGGTTTGGCCTTCAGATGCGAATTTTTTATTTGTGACGGTTCAGGATGCGACTTGGGTCTACAACGAACTGCTCGCAGAGGGTATTCGAGTTCGCAATCGATCTCATCTTTGGCCAAATTCTCTGAGGATAGGCTTGGGGACGAAAGAAGAGAACCAAGAAGTTTTACGTGCCCTTCCGAAATTGCAAGAAAAATGGAATCATCGCGCGAAGGGGTCCTTATGA